Proteins encoded in a region of the Bacillus sp. T3 genome:
- a CDS encoding winged helix-turn-helix transcriptional regulator — MNLLWLCRFINIKQRMLVKQLRELEKVNVVGCIVYPVVPP, encoded by the coding sequence GTGAACTTGCTTTGGTTATGTAGATTCATTAATATCAAGCAAAGAATGCTGGTAAAACAATTACGAGAATTAGAAAAAGTAAATGTTGTAGGTTGTATAGTTTATCCAGTTGTTCCTCCTTAA
- a CDS encoding chromosome condensation regulator, giving the protein MDYDSKELATLKVKRWPKHHIAAGNRYSVGLKSDGTVTAVGDNKYGQCDVSGWRDMVAVATGNVHMAKNTGNAHTIGLKTDGTVVAVGWNKQDQCEVSDWRDIVAVAGGWRRTIGLKSDGAVVAVGRNTEGQCNVSGWRDMVAVGAGDWHTVGLKSDGTVTIVGNNRYGQCNVSGWRDIVAVGAGYLHTIGLKSDGTVASVGQNKHGQCEVNGWFDIVAVAAGSYHTIGLKADGTVVASGLNKHGQCDVNGWRDIVAIAAGCAHTLGLKSDGTVVAVGDNEYGQCDVNGWRGIQIPNN; this is encoded by the coding sequence TTGGATTACGATTCAAAGGAACTAGCGACTTTAAAGGTGAAACGGTGGCCTAAACACCACATAGCGGCTGGAAACCGTTATTCTGTTGGTCTTAAATCCGATGGCACAGTGACGGCTGTTGGTGATAATAAATATGGCCAATGTGATGTAAGCGGCTGGCGAGACATGGTGGCGGTAGCGACAGGTAATGTGCATATGGCGAAGAACACGGGTAATGCCCATACCATCGGTCTAAAAACGGACGGCACGGTTGTGGCTGTGGGTTGGAATAAGCAGGACCAATGCGAAGTAAGCGACTGGCGCGATATTGTAGCGGTTGCGGGTGGTTGGCGTCGTACCATCGGGCTAAAATCAGATGGCGCGGTGGTGGCAGTGGGTCGAAATACTGAAGGCCAATGCAATGTAAGCGGCTGGCGTGATATGGTGGCGGTAGGTGCGGGTGACTGGCATACCGTTGGACTTAAATCGGACGGCACGGTGACGATTGTGGGAAATAATCGGTATGGCCAATGCAATGTAAGTGGCTGGCGCGACATAGTGGCGGTAGGTGCGGGTTACCTTCATACCATCGGTCTTAAATCGGACGGGACGGTGGCGTCTGTGGGTCAGAATAAACATGGTCAATGCGAAGTAAACGGCTGGTTCGATATTGTGGCGGTAGCGGCGGGAAGTTATCATACCATCGGGCTTAAGGCGGACGGCACGGTGGTAGCATCGGGTTTGAATAAGCATGGCCAATGCGATGTAAACGGTTGGCGCGATATTGTGGCAATAGCTGCGGGTTGCGCTCATACTCTCGGCCTAAAATCGGACGGCACGGTGGTGGCTGTAGGGGATAATGAATATGGCCAATGCGATGTAAATGGCTGGCGTGGCATTCAAATTCCCAACAATTAA
- a CDS encoding VOC family protein yields MEKVTPFLMFQDGKAEEAMNHYISIIDDSEITSIVRYGANESGDEGTVMQATFSLKGQEFMCIDSNIKHQFSFTPSFSLYVTCETEEELDTLYEKLLIDGQALMPLGDYGFSKKFGWLNDKFGVSWQLNLPK; encoded by the coding sequence ATGGAAAAGGTTACACCATTCTTAATGTTTCAAGATGGTAAGGCAGAAGAAGCAATGAATCATTACATATCAATTATTGACGATTCAGAAATTACCAGTATTGTTCGTTATGGAGCGAATGAGTCTGGGGATGAAGGAACCGTAATGCAGGCTACTTTTTCCTTAAAAGGGCAAGAATTTATGTGCATTGACAGTAATATAAAACATCAGTTTTCCTTTACACCCTCATTTTCTCTTTATGTGACTTGTGAAACTGAAGAGGAGCTTGACACTCTTTATGAGAAACTCCTCATAGATGGTCAAGCACTTATGCCGTTAGGTGACTATGGTTTTAGTAAGAAGTTTGGCTGGTTAAATGATAAGTTTGGTGTTTCGTGGCAACTAAATCTTCCAAAATAA
- a CDS encoding aldose 1-epimerase family protein → MIVIENDWLKVEISKNGAEVRNVKNKKNKLSYMWNGNPAYWGRVSPVLFPIVGQLKDNLYQLEGKTYKLSQHGFLRDVEFEVDELNTTDVSFRFNSLGRFLDVYPYDFEAIICYSLNHDSLTVNWKIINANEEEMYFSIGAHPAFRIPLLENETIEDYSLLLVPAANIDVMEYELKEGLIYEKGSANEITKIPLTDSLFAHDALVYSNIDQITLVSKKSEHGVEVMFEEFPFVGIWSKYIDGKMAPFVCIEPWYGIADKYNTSGSLKEKFGINKLEPEESFVASYKMKFK, encoded by the coding sequence ATGATTGTAATTGAAAATGATTGGTTGAAGGTGGAAATCAGTAAAAATGGAGCAGAAGTACGTAATGTGAAGAACAAGAAAAATAAGCTGAGCTATATGTGGAATGGGAATCCAGCCTATTGGGGACGTGTTTCTCCAGTTTTATTTCCAATTGTCGGGCAATTAAAGGATAATCTTTATCAGCTCGAGGGAAAGACCTACAAGTTGTCTCAACATGGCTTTTTACGTGATGTTGAATTTGAGGTAGATGAACTAAACACAACAGACGTTTCATTTCGCTTTAATTCTTTAGGACGTTTCCTTGATGTTTATCCGTATGATTTTGAAGCGATTATTTGTTACAGTCTTAATCACGATTCACTCACCGTAAATTGGAAAATAATTAATGCCAACGAGGAAGAGATGTATTTTTCGATTGGTGCTCATCCTGCATTTAGGATTCCGCTTTTAGAAAATGAGACCATTGAGGACTATAGTTTACTCCTTGTGCCTGCTGCGAATATTGATGTAATGGAATATGAATTAAAGGAAGGGCTAATTTACGAGAAAGGATCTGCGAATGAAATTACAAAGATTCCACTAACAGATTCGCTATTTGCGCATGATGCTCTTGTTTATAGTAATATAGATCAAATTACACTGGTATCTAAAAAGTCAGAGCATGGTGTAGAGGTAATGTTTGAAGAATTCCCTTTTGTTGGGATTTGGTCGAAATACATAGATGGCAAGATGGCTCCGTTTGTTTGTATTGAGCCATGGTACGGTATTGCAGACAAATATAATACATCTGGAAGTTTGAAGGAGAAATTTGGGATCAATAAACTTGAACCTGAAGAATCCTTCGTGGCTTCATATAAAATGAAGTTTAAATAA
- a CDS encoding SgcJ/EcaC family oxidoreductase, giving the protein MTVSIHNEIQELYHKLIEAWNKRDAEGMANLYSEQGVQIGFDGSKLVGKAEILSHVKPIFDNHPTAPFVTKVKSIRALGTEAALLHAIAGMIPPGKTDIEPNVNAHQTLVAVKKDCIWQIELFQNTPAQFHGRPELVEQMTKELRQLL; this is encoded by the coding sequence TTGACCGTTTCAATCCATAATGAAATCCAAGAACTATATCATAAATTAATTGAGGCATGGAATAAGCGTGATGCCGAGGGTATGGCGAATCTATATTCTGAACAGGGCGTACAAATTGGTTTTGATGGAAGTAAGCTAGTTGGAAAAGCGGAGATTTTGTCCCATGTTAAACCTATATTTGATAACCATCCTACCGCTCCTTTTGTAACGAAAGTTAAATCTATACGAGCGTTAGGTACTGAAGCGGCTTTATTACACGCGATTGCAGGGATGATTCCACCAGGAAAAACAGATATTGAACCTAATGTAAATGCTCACCAGACGCTAGTTGCAGTGAAAAAGGATTGTATTTGGCAAATTGAACTATTTCAAAATACGCCAGCTCAGTTTCATGGCAGACCCGAATTAGTTGAGCAAATGACAAAAGAGTTGAGGCAGTTGCTTTAA
- a CDS encoding SgcJ/EcaC family oxidoreductase, which yields MEHELMELIKKCDLAIKQEDFETLMNYYTDDAILVVKPGMIARGKDEIKKAFIAIAKYFNNSVVPTQGEMIILETGDTALVLSQTLLAADKEDSEYSMDRRATYVFKKNQKGEWLCAIDNSYGTELINK from the coding sequence ATGGAACATGAATTAATGGAGCTAATTAAAAAATGTGACCTTGCAATAAAACAAGAAGATTTTGAGACATTGATGAATTATTATACTGATGATGCCATTTTAGTTGTTAAACCTGGAATGATTGCACGAGGCAAAGACGAAATCAAAAAAGCATTTATCGCGATTGCAAAATACTTTAATAATAGTGTTGTACCTACACAAGGGGAAATGATTATTTTAGAAACAGGAGATACTGCTTTAGTGTTATCCCAAACGCTCCTTGCTGCTGATAAAGAGGATTCGGAATATTCAATGGATAGAAGGGCAACATATGTCTTTAAGAAAAATCAAAAAGGCGAATGGCTTTGTGCAATTGATAACTCATATGGGACAGAATTAATCAATAAATAG
- the fbp gene encoding fructose-1,6-bisphosphatase, with the protein MNSTYLDLLVQKYDCEEKVITEIINLEAILNLPKGTEHFVSDLHGEYQAFQHVLRNGSGNVKKRIRDLFQDVLFEKEINDFATLVYYPEEKLKLMKSHFSNKQELNQWYIVIIERMIRLISHASFKYTRSKLRKALPSQFVYIIEELLYKTNESTNKEQYYKEIVEQIISLGQADKLITGLAYTTQRLVVDHLHVVGDIYDRGPEPDKIMDTLINYHSVDIQWGNHDVLWIGAFAGSMVCLANIIRISARYDNLDIIEDVYGINLRPLLNLAEKYYQDNPAFRPKVQFDKKQSDHETLQITKIHQAIAMIQFKLEMPIIKRRPYFNMSERLLLEKIDYEKNEITIDGKTYPLENTCFTTVNPEQPDQLLEEERQVMERLLFSVQHSEKLARHMYFLMKKGSLYLKYNGNLLIHGCIPLDEKGNMEKMVIENNTYSGRELLDVFEQYLRHAFAHPEATDDLATDMVWYLWTGEYSSLFGKREMTTFERYFIKEKATHKERKNPYYYLRENEEICRKILTEFGLNPDQGHIINGHTPVKEIEGENPIKANGKMIVIDGGFSKAYQSTTGIAGYTLLYNSYGMQLVAHKLFNSKEDVLLNGTDVLSIKRVVDQELKRKKVRETNIGEKLLQEISILNSLREYRYMN; encoded by the coding sequence TTGAACTCAACATACTTAGATTTACTTGTCCAAAAATATGATTGTGAAGAAAAAGTAATAACTGAAATTATTAATCTGGAAGCGATTCTTAATCTGCCAAAGGGAACAGAACATTTTGTCAGTGATTTACATGGGGAGTATCAAGCCTTTCAACATGTGTTAAGAAATGGTTCAGGGAATGTAAAAAAGAGAATCAGAGACTTGTTTCAAGATGTTTTATTTGAAAAAGAAATAAATGATTTTGCGACATTAGTTTATTATCCTGAAGAAAAATTAAAATTAATGAAAAGTCATTTTAGTAATAAACAAGAATTAAATCAATGGTATATAGTCATCATCGAGCGGATGATCAGGCTTATTTCTCATGCTTCCTTCAAATATACACGTTCGAAATTACGAAAAGCATTGCCGAGTCAATTTGTATATATAATAGAAGAACTGTTATACAAAACAAATGAATCTACAAATAAGGAACAGTATTACAAAGAAATTGTTGAGCAGATTATCTCCTTAGGTCAGGCTGATAAACTCATAACAGGGCTTGCGTATACCACTCAGAGGTTGGTTGTCGATCATCTCCATGTAGTGGGGGATATTTATGATCGTGGACCTGAACCTGATAAAATCATGGATACTCTGATCAATTATCATTCTGTTGATATTCAGTGGGGAAACCATGATGTACTATGGATAGGTGCTTTTGCAGGTTCAATGGTTTGTCTGGCTAATATCATTCGAATCAGCGCAAGATATGACAATCTGGATATTATTGAAGATGTATATGGAATCAATCTTAGACCTCTCTTAAATCTTGCGGAGAAATACTATCAGGACAATCCGGCTTTCAGACCTAAGGTACAATTCGATAAGAAACAATCTGATCATGAAACATTACAAATAACGAAAATTCATCAAGCCATTGCGATGATTCAGTTCAAACTCGAAATGCCTATAATCAAGAGACGCCCGTATTTTAATATGTCAGAAAGGCTATTGCTGGAGAAAATTGATTATGAAAAGAACGAGATAACGATTGATGGGAAAACCTACCCTCTAGAAAATACTTGCTTTACAACGGTAAATCCAGAGCAGCCTGATCAATTATTAGAAGAAGAAAGGCAGGTTATGGAAAGATTATTATTTTCAGTCCAGCATTCGGAAAAGTTGGCCAGACATATGTATTTCCTTATGAAGAAAGGGAGTCTTTATTTAAAATATAATGGGAACCTATTAATACATGGCTGTATTCCTTTAGATGAAAAAGGGAATATGGAAAAAATGGTGATTGAAAATAATACTTATTCAGGTCGTGAATTACTTGATGTTTTTGAACAGTATTTGCGGCATGCTTTTGCACACCCTGAAGCGACAGATGATCTTGCGACGGATATGGTCTGGTATTTATGGACAGGAGAATATTCATCACTTTTTGGAAAAAGAGAAATGACCACTTTTGAGAGGTACTTTATTAAGGAAAAGGCAACCCATAAAGAGAGAAAGAATCCATATTACTATTTACGTGAAAATGAAGAAATTTGCCGCAAGATCCTAACAGAATTTGGTCTGAATCCTGACCAGGGTCACATTATCAATGGGCATACACCAGTTAAAGAAATTGAGGGAGAAAATCCAATTAAAGCCAATGGTAAGATGATCGTGATAGATGGAGGCTTCTCCAAAGCTTATCAATCAACAACAGGCATAGCAGGATATACGTTACTATATAATTCCTACGGTATGCAGCTGGTCGCCCATAAGCTTTTTAATTCAAAAGAAGATGTCTTACTTAACGGGACTGACGTTTTATCCATTAAAAGGGTGGTAGATCAAGAGTTAAAGAGAAAAAAGGTTAGAGAAACGAATATTGGAGAGAAACTATTACAGGAAATCTCTATATTGAATAGTCTGAGAGAATATCGCTATATGAATTGA
- a CDS encoding LPXTG cell wall anchor domain-containing protein, protein MSRIRLRKGLLTLMALLVILMTTGCVKVKSNLKINKDGSSDLTLIYALDEQIASFGGDVNSSLNELKKGAEEKGFKASNYKDDDYLGVKVTKHFEDFKEVSSDLTDEQQLFKFNVNEKKGFFKNTYAVKSEFDFTGMTEQIDSDSMDAEIASSVINQMDLSFTLVLPVKAGENNASEVKNDGKTLEWVFIPNEINDVEFEFEKVNTLNIVLLVAGLVAVVISLFFILKRRKKNV, encoded by the coding sequence ATGTCAAGAATTAGACTGAGAAAAGGTCTTTTAACACTAATGGCGTTATTAGTTATATTGATGACCACAGGTTGTGTTAAAGTAAAATCTAATTTGAAGATTAATAAGGACGGTAGCAGTGATTTAACTTTAATTTATGCTTTAGATGAACAGATTGCTTCTTTCGGTGGCGATGTAAATTCAAGTCTTAATGAATTAAAAAAAGGTGCTGAAGAAAAAGGATTTAAAGCAAGTAATTATAAAGACGATGATTACTTGGGTGTTAAAGTTACAAAGCACTTTGAAGACTTTAAGGAAGTATCCTCAGATTTAACAGATGAACAACAATTATTCAAATTTAATGTTAATGAGAAAAAAGGATTTTTCAAAAATACTTATGCTGTAAAAAGTGAGTTTGATTTTACAGGAATGACTGAGCAAATCGATAGTGACAGCATGGATGCAGAAATTGCTTCATCCGTCATAAATCAGATGGATTTAAGTTTTACTTTAGTATTACCAGTAAAAGCAGGAGAAAATAATGCTTCAGAAGTTAAAAACGATGGGAAAACATTAGAATGGGTGTTTATTCCAAATGAAATAAATGATGTTGAGTTTGAATTTGAAAAAGTAAATACATTAAATATTGTTTTATTAGTTGCTGGACTTGTTGCAGTAGTGATAAGTTTGTTTTTTATTCTTAAGAGAAGAAAGAAAAATGTTTAA
- a CDS encoding GIY-YIG nuclease family protein, translating to MKHDLLSRGVYAIINKKLNTVYVGKTERNFLIRWIEHLNRISYYQDDPKRLHLYLNKGTRFIILKKMDSPEYQNDDFYRMEDEAREFYIKKGWDVLSNHKIHPTYKTENIQKNQLLERYRKAVKQMAYVLAAINTNHSNGSLILFNIYKKVDKYFQTNINGPEGKNPLGKLNKEELEFVLLELYPRFYHKQLDLLRKEYQHITIAETLFDFVD from the coding sequence GTGAAACATGATTTGCTAAGCAGAGGCGTATATGCAATCATCAATAAAAAACTAAATACGGTATACGTAGGGAAAACTGAGAGGAATTTCCTTATTCGTTGGATCGAACATTTAAATAGGATTTCCTATTATCAAGATGATCCGAAACGACTTCATCTGTATTTAAATAAAGGAACACGTTTTATCATATTGAAGAAAATGGACAGTCCTGAATACCAAAACGATGATTTTTATAGAATGGAAGATGAAGCACGTGAATTTTATATTAAAAAGGGATGGGACGTTCTATCTAATCATAAAATTCATCCAACCTATAAAACTGAAAACATCCAAAAGAATCAACTATTAGAACGATATAGAAAAGCAGTAAAACAGATGGCATATGTTTTAGCAGCAATAAATACAAATCATTCAAATGGATCCCTAATCCTTTTTAATATTTACAAAAAAGTAGATAAATATTTTCAAACCAATATAAATGGGCCAGAAGGAAAAAATCCATTGGGAAAATTAAACAAAGAAGAACTTGAGTTTGTTTTACTAGAATTATATCCAAGATTTTACCATAAGCAATTAGATTTACTTAGAAAAGAATATCAACATATTACAATTGCAGAAACACTATTTGATTTTGTAGATTAA
- a CDS encoding DEAD/DEAH box helicase yields the protein MLSIKEIIHRADEITIQEIIGSQTVKILNLINESNYNSKFKKIILEFHSEEKILSDKRLRDIVIDLLRLEEIKALAKILGVYNSHDEIYDIYKKVKNINFRKNSESMNLLFSIFNVDKKIFPEQLVETPFHTEITGNYQLFKHQRDAATKVMNILKAGNERVLLHMPTGSGKTRTTMNIISDYLRMNEKKMVIWLANTEELCEQAASEFEKAWSFLGNREVSVTRFWGSSEIQLKTLDDGLLVAGLPKLISKSKGSIGRRFMAELANKVSLIIFDEAHQSVAPVYNDIVNILLDIGDSKKLIGLSATPGRSFGNLDADLKLSRFFHKKKVKLEVDGYDSPVDYLIDAGYLAHVNFKPLIYDNQKAVLSETEKEDLKRVLEYPKYLLNKLAEDEKRNLLIINEAIRLTSHHKRIILFAPSVESSNTISFILESQGIHSRSLTGETDNNTRKDIIEDFKSDDSTPKVLCNYGVLTTGFDAPRTSAAIIGRPTMSLVLYSQMVGRAIRGINAGGNRNAEIITVIDQDLPGFRSVAEAFENWEDVWE from the coding sequence TTGCTTTCTATTAAAGAAATAATACATAGAGCTGATGAAATTACTATACAAGAAATTATAGGCAGTCAAACTGTTAAAATTTTAAATTTAATCAACGAAAGTAACTATAATAGCAAATTCAAAAAAATTATTTTAGAGTTCCATTCAGAAGAAAAAATACTTTCTGATAAAAGATTGAGAGATATAGTAATAGACTTATTACGGCTAGAAGAAATTAAAGCTTTAGCAAAAATTTTAGGTGTATATAACTCTCATGATGAAATATACGATATCTACAAAAAGGTTAAAAATATAAATTTCAGAAAAAACTCAGAGAGTATGAATTTACTTTTTTCTATATTTAATGTAGATAAAAAAATTTTTCCCGAACAATTAGTAGAAACACCTTTTCATACTGAAATCACTGGAAATTACCAACTGTTCAAGCACCAAAGAGATGCTGCAACAAAAGTAATGAACATCTTAAAAGCTGGAAATGAAAGAGTATTACTACACATGCCAACTGGATCAGGTAAAACTAGAACAACGATGAATATCATATCTGACTATCTTCGTATGAATGAAAAAAAAATGGTGATTTGGTTAGCGAATACCGAGGAATTATGTGAACAAGCAGCCTCTGAATTTGAAAAAGCTTGGTCTTTTTTAGGGAATAGAGAAGTTTCTGTTACTAGATTTTGGGGAAGTTCTGAAATTCAATTAAAAACACTTGATGATGGTCTACTAGTTGCCGGACTACCTAAATTAATAAGTAAATCTAAAGGAAGTATCGGAAGAAGGTTTATGGCCGAGTTAGCTAATAAAGTTTCACTCATTATCTTTGATGAAGCTCACCAATCTGTTGCACCTGTTTACAATGATATAGTGAATATTTTGTTAGATATTGGGGATTCAAAAAAACTAATTGGTTTAAGTGCCACTCCAGGTCGTAGCTTTGGAAATCTGGATGCCGACTTAAAGTTATCACGCTTTTTCCACAAGAAAAAAGTAAAGCTAGAAGTAGATGGATACGACAGCCCAGTAGATTATTTAATTGATGCTGGGTATTTAGCACATGTTAACTTTAAACCATTGATTTATGACAACCAAAAAGCAGTATTATCTGAAACCGAAAAAGAAGATTTAAAAAGAGTGCTAGAATATCCAAAATATTTACTTAATAAGTTAGCTGAAGATGAAAAACGTAATCTACTCATCATTAATGAAGCTATTCGTTTAACATCACACCATAAGAGAATTATCTTGTTTGCTCCATCTGTTGAAAGTTCTAATACTATTTCCTTCATATTAGAATCGCAAGGTATTCATTCCCGGTCTCTTACTGGTGAAACAGATAATAATACAAGAAAAGATATTATCGAGGATTTTAAAAGTGATGATTCTACTCCAAAAGTACTTTGTAATTATGGAGTTTTAACAACTGGATTCGATGCACCTCGGACTAGTGCAGCTATAATTGGGAGACCAACAATGTCACTGGTACTATATAGCCAAATGGTAGGTCGCGCTATTCGTGGAATCAATGCCGGTGGAAATAGAAATGCAGAAATTATAACAGTAATTGACCAAGATTTACCGGGCTTCAGATCGGTCGCAGAAGCATTTGAAAATTGGGAGGATGTATGGGAATGA
- a CDS encoding ATP-binding protein, with amino-acid sequence MNNAQSIDQSYVPAHLAIEAMRDNGYKNTAYAVAELIDNSIQANANYVQIMCKEQDMLVKQKNLPRLTELAVLDNGDAMDADVLQLCLQFGNGTRLERSKRTGIGRFGMGLPASSISQCTRVDVWSWQDGVENALHTYLDILEVKESKTAEIPTPTKKEIPSIWRKEGVIFEKTGTLVVWSNLDRFMWTKGQTLINHSELVIGRMYRKFLNDGRIKIDFTIFNTSRPGDEATHHFSLPNDPLYLMEKTSCPAPYNEVPMFEPFGYEKCFDITWNEEIHPVFVRLSAAKDEARESDGIAAGSKPYGKHASSNIGISILRAERELDMDITLVNNYDPRERWWGIEVEFPPALDELMGVSNNKQAARNLSDVLKMIDDVKKEQEKGRTLLDIKAELEEDDDPRAPLIEICEYINRHLSNLRKVVKGQNKDSKATINQAKNEKVEKKATEVTNFRKEQGYVGQSDEDEKKPPQQRKEEITETLIETGIDDESAQKVAERSVTNNSKFNFIEFAFEGNAFFTVRTKGGAINVMINKSHPAYENLLEVLNETIEGTSVTDLKSRLDKASMGLKLLLAAWARYEDETPDGLRRDQVQEVREDWGKYAKQFLRY; translated from the coding sequence ATGAATAATGCACAAAGTATAGATCAATCTTATGTACCAGCACACTTAGCTATCGAAGCAATGAGAGATAACGGATATAAAAATACAGCATATGCGGTTGCAGAATTAATTGATAATTCCATTCAAGCAAATGCCAATTATGTTCAGATAATGTGTAAAGAACAGGATATGTTAGTTAAACAGAAAAACCTTCCTAGATTGACAGAGTTGGCTGTCTTAGACAATGGTGATGCTATGGATGCTGATGTATTACAACTTTGCTTACAATTTGGAAATGGTACGAGACTTGAAAGATCAAAAAGGACTGGTATTGGAAGGTTTGGTATGGGGCTTCCTGCCTCTTCAATTTCTCAATGTACACGTGTTGATGTATGGAGTTGGCAAGATGGTGTAGAAAACGCATTACATACTTATCTAGATATTTTAGAAGTAAAAGAAAGTAAAACAGCTGAAATTCCAACACCAACAAAAAAAGAAATTCCTTCTATTTGGAGAAAAGAAGGCGTTATTTTTGAAAAAACAGGAACATTAGTCGTTTGGTCTAATTTAGATAGATTTATGTGGACAAAAGGACAAACACTAATAAACCATTCTGAACTAGTAATTGGAAGAATGTACAGAAAATTTTTAAATGATGGGCGGATAAAAATAGATTTTACCATTTTTAATACAAGTAGACCCGGTGATGAAGCTACACATCACTTTTCATTACCCAACGATCCTTTATATTTAATGGAGAAAACGAGTTGCCCTGCCCCATATAATGAAGTACCAATGTTCGAACCATTTGGTTATGAAAAGTGTTTTGATATTACTTGGAATGAGGAAATCCATCCTGTATTTGTTAGACTCTCAGCTGCCAAAGATGAAGCGCGTGAAAGTGACGGAATTGCGGCAGGTTCTAAACCTTACGGTAAACATGCTAGTAGTAATATTGGTATCTCCATTCTTAGAGCTGAACGAGAACTTGACATGGATATAACTCTAGTAAACAACTATGATCCTAGAGAACGTTGGTGGGGAATCGAAGTTGAATTTCCACCAGCCTTAGATGAATTAATGGGCGTATCTAATAATAAACAAGCCGCGAGGAATTTATCTGATGTTTTAAAAATGATAGATGATGTAAAAAAAGAACAAGAAAAAGGTCGTACTTTACTTGATATAAAAGCAGAATTAGAAGAAGACGACGACCCACGAGCTCCTTTAATTGAAATCTGCGAGTATATTAATCGACACTTAAGTAATTTAAGAAAAGTTGTTAAAGGACAAAACAAAGACAGTAAAGCTACCATTAATCAAGCAAAAAATGAGAAAGTGGAAAAAAAGGCTACTGAAGTTACAAATTTCCGTAAAGAACAAGGCTATGTTGGTCAAAGTGATGAAGATGAGAAGAAACCACCTCAACAAAGAAAAGAAGAAATTACAGAAACGTTGATTGAGACTGGTATTGACGATGAAAGCGCTCAAAAAGTTGCTGAACGTTCAGTAACGAATAACTCAAAGTTCAATTTTATTGAATTTGCATTTGAAGGTAATGCATTCTTTACAGTACGAACTAAGGGTGGAGCAATTAATGTTATGATTAATAAGTCCCACCCTGCTTACGAAAATTTATTAGAAGTACTTAATGAAACTATAGAAGGAACTAGTGTAACAGATTTGAAATCTAGATTAGATAAAGCATCTATGGGCTTGAAATTATTATTGGCTGCATGGGCAAGATATGAAGATGAAACCCCAGATGGATTACGTAGAGATCAAGTTCAAGAAGTACGTGAAGACTGGGGTAAATATGCAAAGCAGTTCTTGAGATACTAA